One region of Glutamicibacter sp. B1 genomic DNA includes:
- a CDS encoding HutD family protein: MSEAQATFAPESILELSKSAKKQWELGQVRLIAAGTLSDAGTLQRSSEAEATWQVSIRSIEKEASFTAALPAQVMTLIAGDFVQLEVEGEPHGLEPLRPLKFTSSAPVEASQPTEELLTVYVAADPQKVRPTVRVVELSKKREQYLFDGQLGILVQGSAVLLLGDQQQAINLRDTVAGSDAQEPRISGRGVMAVVSFDLA, translated from the coding sequence ATGAGCGAAGCACAGGCTACTTTTGCGCCGGAATCCATTCTTGAATTGTCCAAGAGCGCTAAGAAGCAATGGGAGCTAGGGCAGGTCCGCCTCATCGCCGCGGGCACCCTCTCTGATGCTGGCACCTTGCAGCGCAGTTCCGAGGCCGAAGCTACCTGGCAGGTATCCATTCGCTCCATCGAAAAGGAAGCATCCTTCACCGCAGCTCTACCTGCGCAAGTGATGACCCTGATTGCTGGAGACTTCGTGCAGCTGGAGGTCGAAGGTGAGCCACATGGTCTAGAACCATTGCGTCCACTGAAGTTCACGTCCTCCGCCCCAGTAGAAGCCAGCCAACCCACCGAAGAACTGCTCACGGTTTATGTTGCCGCGGATCCGCAGAAGGTTCGCCCGACCGTTCGAGTCGTTGAGTTATCGAAGAAGCGTGAACAGTACCTCTTTGATGGTCAACTTGGCATCCTTGTTCAAGGTTCCGCAGTGCTATTGCTTGGAGATCAGCAGCAGGCGATAAATCTTCGCGACACTGTTGCTGGATCAGATGCTCAGGAACCGCGCATTTCCGGTCGCGGTGTCATGGCGGTTGTTTCTTTCGATCTAGCTTGA
- a CDS encoding helix-turn-helix domain-containing protein gives MDAIALGRRIRFLRKSKQMTLDDVSAVVDTAPSQLSLIENGKREPKLSLLKALAGVFDVGVDDLLGTEPPSRRAALEIELERAQRGPLYESLGLPTVRVGTRLPMDVLESLVGLQHELERRLNEQAATPEEARRANTALRQEMRRRNNYYKDIEQEAAKVLSAVGHDAGPLSHHRAADIAEHLGFSLRFVGNLPHSTRSVTDLKNMRIYLTQANRTEHDPRSVLLQALGHHVLGHKTPTDYFDFLSQRVATNYFAAALMLPEKSTVEYLRRAKNNRELAIEDLRDAFAVSYESAAHRFTNLATEHLGMTCHFQKVHESGILHKAYENDRVNFPADHTGAIEGQTICRYWTSRVVFEQMDKFRSFEQYTDTVNGTFWCSARTERHSSGLYSLSIGVPFEHVKWFRGRDTKERCQSTCPDENCCRRPPAHLSDQWFGNAWPATRANTHLLAAMPTGAFPGVDETEVYSFLQRQEG, from the coding sequence ATGGATGCTATTGCCTTGGGACGTAGGATTCGCTTCCTTCGCAAGAGCAAACAGATGACTTTGGACGATGTATCGGCCGTGGTCGATACCGCGCCGAGCCAACTTTCCCTCATTGAAAACGGAAAGCGTGAGCCGAAACTCTCTCTGCTCAAAGCCTTAGCCGGAGTTTTCGATGTTGGCGTTGATGACCTTTTGGGCACTGAACCTCCCTCACGCCGAGCTGCTTTGGAAATTGAACTTGAGCGCGCGCAGCGTGGCCCGCTCTACGAGTCTTTGGGTCTTCCAACAGTGCGCGTAGGCACCCGTCTTCCTATGGACGTGCTCGAATCATTGGTGGGACTGCAACACGAACTCGAACGACGACTGAATGAACAGGCTGCGACTCCGGAAGAAGCCCGACGAGCTAATACTGCGTTGCGCCAGGAGATGCGACGTCGCAATAACTATTACAAGGATATTGAGCAGGAAGCTGCCAAAGTGCTCTCGGCCGTCGGTCACGATGCCGGACCACTTTCTCATCACCGTGCAGCAGACATTGCCGAGCATTTAGGCTTCAGCTTGCGTTTTGTGGGAAATTTGCCGCACTCCACACGATCCGTGACCGATCTGAAAAACATGCGTATTTACCTGACTCAGGCTAATCGGACTGAGCATGATCCGCGGTCGGTTCTACTGCAGGCCTTGGGGCATCACGTTCTGGGGCATAAGACCCCTACGGATTATTTTGATTTCCTCTCCCAACGCGTGGCCACCAACTACTTTGCAGCGGCGTTGATGTTGCCGGAGAAATCAACAGTTGAGTATCTGCGCAGGGCCAAGAATAACCGAGAGTTGGCTATTGAGGATTTGCGCGATGCTTTTGCGGTGTCTTATGAATCCGCCGCGCACCGATTCACGAATCTCGCCACCGAACACCTTGGTATGACCTGTCACTTCCAAAAGGTTCATGAGTCCGGAATTTTGCATAAGGCCTATGAGAATGATCGTGTGAACTTCCCTGCGGACCACACCGGCGCTATCGAAGGGCAGACTATCTGCCGATATTGGACCAGCCGTGTCGTCTTTGAACAGATGGATAAATTCCGATCTTTTGAGCAATATACCGATACCGTCAACGGCACCTTTTGGTGTTCTGCACGTACCGAACGGCACTCATCAGGATTGTATTCGCTTTCTATTGGTGTCCCTTTTGAGCACGTGAAATGGTTCCGTGGGCGCGATACCAAGGAACGCTGTCAGTCCACCTGCCCTGACGAAAATTGCTGCCGTCGTCCACCAGCCCACCTCTCTGACCAGTGGTTTGGAAATGCTTGGCCAGCTACGCGTGCCAACACTCACCTGCTGGCGGCGATGCCCACGGGAGCTTTCCCCGGTGTGGATGAAACTGAGGTTTATAGTTTCTTGCAACGCCAGGAAGGGTGA
- a CDS encoding AAA family ATPase: MDFSQMFLPVRRVEAIDPDALLRNQQWPFVLPVVRQLLHEGLDFGQVTIIVGENGTGKSTLVEALAMAYGMNAEGGSTGAMNATRPSESELWQQLKLERGAAASRKGFFLRAETMHNFYTYLEESRFQTRLHERSHGESFLDLVEERVPFIQGLWILDEPESALSLAGCARLMKLLRTIADGGSQIIISTHSPMLATFPEAQILEVGAWGLRESQFEHLQLVRQWQEFFDNPHGYWLRDSD; encoded by the coding sequence GTGGATTTTTCACAGATGTTCTTGCCGGTCAGACGCGTCGAAGCTATTGATCCGGACGCACTGCTCAGAAACCAGCAGTGGCCCTTTGTTTTACCGGTGGTGCGTCAGTTGCTTCATGAAGGTCTGGATTTTGGGCAAGTGACCATCATTGTTGGTGAGAACGGAACTGGAAAATCGACGCTCGTTGAAGCCTTGGCGATGGCTTATGGAATGAACGCCGAGGGTGGATCAACCGGTGCCATGAATGCGACGCGACCCAGCGAATCAGAATTATGGCAACAGTTGAAACTTGAGCGTGGTGCCGCTGCCTCGCGCAAGGGATTCTTCTTGCGTGCTGAAACCATGCATAATTTTTATACCTATCTTGAAGAGTCAAGATTCCAAACTAGATTGCACGAGCGTAGCCACGGTGAGTCATTCCTTGATCTCGTGGAAGAGCGAGTCCCATTTATCCAGGGCTTATGGATCTTGGATGAGCCGGAATCCGCGTTGTCTCTTGCTGGCTGCGCAAGACTGATGAAGCTACTGCGAACCATCGCTGATGGGGGATCACAGATCATCATTTCCACCCATTCCCCGATGCTCGCTACGTTCCCAGAGGCGCAGATTCTGGAAGTTGGAGCGTGGGGATTACGGGAGAGCCAGTTTGAACACTTACAGCTCGTGCGTCAGTGGCAAGAGTTCTTCGATAACCCACACGGTTATTGGTTGCGCGACTCAGACTAG
- a CDS encoding alpha/beta hydrolase family protein codes for MTQELSIPFNDSELSALLYPAEKARAFMILAHGSGAGKNHEFMTGYAQAVADLGISVLSFNFPYMDAGKKFPDKAPTAIAVWHQVRAWVDDHLASGLPVVVAGKSFGGRMASLAIAEGMPAKALIFLGYPLHAPKKEDKLRDEHLYPLTVPMLFLEGTKDPFANPSKMEAVVANLNESAELVWFEGGNHSFKVARSKRTVAQDGAWLASASVDFISRYAL; via the coding sequence ATGACCCAAGAACTATCGATTCCGTTTAATGACTCCGAGCTCAGCGCCCTCTTGTACCCGGCAGAGAAAGCTCGCGCGTTCATGATTCTGGCTCACGGATCTGGTGCCGGTAAGAATCATGAGTTCATGACTGGTTATGCACAAGCCGTCGCGGACCTGGGAATCAGCGTCTTGAGCTTCAATTTTCCATATATGGATGCCGGAAAGAAGTTCCCCGATAAAGCACCGACCGCAATTGCCGTTTGGCATCAGGTACGTGCATGGGTTGATGATCATTTAGCCAGCGGGCTTCCAGTAGTCGTTGCTGGCAAGTCCTTTGGTGGACGGATGGCTTCGTTGGCTATCGCCGAGGGGATGCCAGCAAAAGCTTTGATCTTCTTGGGTTATCCGCTGCACGCTCCAAAGAAGGAAGACAAGCTTCGCGACGAGCATCTCTACCCATTGACGGTTCCCATGCTGTTTTTGGAAGGTACCAAGGATCCCTTCGCCAACCCATCAAAAATGGAAGCAGTCGTTGCGAACCTCAATGAATCGGCCGAACTAGTTTGGTTTGAAGGCGGTAATCACTCCTTCAAAGTAGCTCGTTCCAAACGAACAGTGGCACAAGATGGCGCCTGGCTGGCCAGTGCGTCCGTCGACTTCATCTCCCGATACGCACTCTAG
- a CDS encoding ATP-dependent Clp protease ATP-binding subunit, producing MPAFFGAPSDGSFEEFLSRFLSSRAQAARPIDITRLLSTRTHEAVATAAAISHEHGHDEIDSLHLLAALIRTEPIGEHLTAMGIDIEALSQDTIAHMPKSQEKGEKPTRLSSAAQRSLFDAYQVARNYGSTYIDPDHLFLAFVFNPESPVSHLLAQHGITGQSLQQAAMEQAQRAQNGGQDQGQEDSDASMLERYGTDLTALAADGQIDPVIGRDDELDQVVEILARRTKNNPVLIGEAGVGKTAIAEGLARAIVDDEVPEQIRGSRLISIDLPGMLAGTRYRGDFEQRLTGLLEEIADAEGQVLVFIDEMHLLVGAGSGESGNMDAANILKPRLARGELHLIGATTLDEFRKVEKDSALARRFGKVMVDEPSQEVALAILEGLRESYEDHHQVQYTPAALKAAVALSARYLTDRQLPDKAIDLIDIAGARRSIAAGDTEDVQSLRADLVEAEREKSRAIGEERYEDASAWRDHIAELTARINAAEEAGDAGITRVVDEAQISEVISRSTGIPTSRITGDDKSRLATLEQALHASVIGQKDAVSAVARAVRRNRTGLSPAGRPIGSFLFLGPTGVGKTELAKALATNLFGSSDSLVRVDMSEYGEKHTVARLIGAPPGYVGHDEPGQLTEKVRRNPYSVILLDEIEKAHPDVFNVLLQVLDDGRLTDSSGRTVDFSNTLILMTSNLGGEYLANRAGNFGFTSAKAGSEASEIRAKVMSKVREFMRPEFLNRLDEVLLFSKLSQSEIGQIVKLVIADTQQHLADQELDLEVSEAAVNWLASEGYDPEFGARPLRRLVQRKVQDAIADLLIDDSLTAGDTVLVDFAEDKLVVRKKVDAPTPPAQSEQVPSFFNN from the coding sequence TTGCCAGCATTTTTTGGTGCACCCTCAGACGGCTCGTTTGAGGAATTCCTCTCTCGGTTCCTCTCGTCACGGGCTCAGGCAGCGCGTCCCATCGACATTACTCGCCTGCTTTCCACGCGTACGCACGAAGCAGTAGCAACGGCTGCGGCCATCTCGCACGAGCACGGGCACGACGAAATTGACTCCCTGCACCTGCTCGCTGCCCTGATTCGTACCGAACCTATCGGTGAACACCTCACCGCCATGGGCATCGACATCGAAGCTCTAAGCCAGGATACCATCGCGCACATGCCAAAGAGCCAAGAAAAAGGCGAAAAGCCAACCCGGCTATCCTCGGCTGCCCAGCGCAGTCTCTTCGATGCCTACCAGGTAGCCCGTAACTACGGTTCGACCTACATCGACCCGGACCACCTCTTCCTCGCTTTTGTGTTCAACCCGGAATCCCCGGTCAGTCACCTGCTGGCCCAACACGGAATCACCGGCCAGTCCCTCCAGCAGGCAGCCATGGAACAGGCGCAGCGCGCCCAAAATGGCGGCCAGGATCAGGGCCAGGAAGACTCCGATGCTTCCATGCTCGAACGCTACGGTACTGATCTGACCGCACTGGCTGCTGACGGACAAATTGATCCGGTCATCGGGCGTGATGACGAGCTGGATCAGGTTGTTGAGATCCTTGCTCGCCGTACCAAGAACAATCCGGTGCTCATCGGTGAAGCTGGCGTAGGTAAGACCGCCATTGCCGAGGGCCTGGCGCGTGCCATCGTTGATGACGAGGTCCCCGAGCAAATTCGTGGTTCCCGACTGATCTCCATCGATCTGCCCGGAATGTTGGCCGGCACCCGATACCGCGGTGATTTCGAACAGCGCCTCACCGGCCTACTGGAGGAAATTGCCGACGCAGAAGGTCAGGTACTGGTATTCATCGACGAGATGCATCTGCTCGTAGGGGCAGGTTCCGGCGAGTCCGGAAACATGGATGCCGCCAATATCCTCAAGCCACGGTTGGCTCGTGGAGAGCTGCACCTGATCGGCGCCACCACCCTCGACGAATTCCGCAAGGTAGAGAAGGACAGCGCTCTGGCCCGCCGCTTCGGCAAGGTCATGGTTGACGAGCCATCTCAGGAAGTCGCCCTGGCTATTTTGGAAGGCCTGCGTGAGTCCTACGAGGATCACCACCAGGTGCAGTACACCCCGGCAGCTCTCAAGGCAGCCGTGGCACTGTCGGCTCGCTACCTGACCGATCGCCAGCTTCCGGACAAGGCCATCGATCTGATCGATATCGCTGGTGCTCGTCGTTCCATCGCTGCTGGCGATACCGAAGACGTGCAGTCCCTGCGCGCCGATCTGGTGGAAGCCGAACGTGAGAAGTCTCGTGCCATCGGCGAGGAACGTTATGAAGATGCTAGTGCCTGGCGCGATCACATCGCCGAGCTCACGGCGCGGATTAACGCTGCTGAAGAGGCCGGCGATGCCGGGATCACGCGAGTGGTAGACGAGGCTCAGATCTCTGAGGTCATCTCCCGTTCCACGGGCATTCCGACCTCCCGGATCACGGGCGATGACAAGTCGCGTCTGGCAACGCTGGAACAGGCCCTACATGCTTCGGTTATCGGCCAGAAGGATGCGGTGTCCGCAGTGGCTCGTGCCGTGCGCCGTAACCGCACCGGGCTATCCCCGGCAGGACGTCCGATCGGTTCGTTCCTCTTCCTGGGCCCAACTGGCGTGGGTAAGACCGAATTGGCCAAGGCGCTAGCTACCAACCTCTTCGGTTCGTCCGATTCGTTGGTGCGCGTGGATATGAGCGAGTACGGAGAGAAGCACACCGTTGCACGCCTGATTGGTGCCCCTCCGGGCTATGTTGGCCACGACGAACCAGGCCAGTTGACCGAGAAGGTACGACGTAACCCATACTCGGTGATCCTGCTTGACGAGATTGAGAAGGCCCATCCGGATGTGTTCAACGTGCTGTTGCAGGTGCTCGATGACGGCCGTTTGACCGACTCTTCAGGCCGCACCGTGGACTTCTCGAACACGCTGATCCTGATGACCAGTAACCTCGGTGGTGAGTACCTGGCTAACCGGGCCGGTAACTTCGGCTTCACCTCGGCCAAGGCCGGTAGCGAAGCCAGCGAGATCCGCGCCAAGGTGATGAGCAAGGTGCGCGAGTTCATGCGCCCCGAGTTCTTGAACCGTCTTGATGAGGTCCTGCTCTTCTCCAAGCTGTCGCAGTCGGAGATCGGCCAGATCGTCAAACTGGTCATCGCTGATACGCAGCAGCACCTGGCAGATCAGGAACTGGATCTGGAAGTCAGCGAAGCAGCCGTGAACTGGTTGGCGTCCGAGGGATACGACCCTGAGTTTGGTGCTCGACCACTACGCCGACTGGTTCAGCGTAAGGTACAAGATGCCATCGCCGATCTGCTGATCGATGATTCGCTGACTGCCGGCGACACCGTCTTGGTGGACTTTGCTGAGGACAAGTTGGTGGTGCGCAAGAAGGTTGATGCGCCAACCCCACCGGCGCAGAGCGAGCAGGTACCTAGCTTCTTCAATAACTAG
- a CDS encoding response regulator transcription factor: protein MEQIKVLIVDDEPLIRHALSTILATDHGIVTVFSAENGKQAIEYCSDHEVDVVLMDLQMPIMDGVSATRAIKSHIDSPAILAITAFSSDEYLIPVLTAGASGYLVKDSEPDEIINAVHAVHQGTAAISPSVSSDLISAVRNAYVDNSQTVEDLIYDLGITSREIQILKLLAQGLNNPEISKTLGITETTVKTHMAKIFAKLEVRDRVQALVAAARMGIVEIHKD from the coding sequence ATGGAACAAATCAAGGTCCTAATCGTCGATGATGAACCCCTTATTCGACATGCGTTGAGCACAATCCTAGCAACGGATCACGGAATTGTAACCGTATTTTCTGCAGAAAATGGGAAGCAGGCAATCGAGTATTGTTCGGACCATGAGGTCGACGTAGTTCTGATGGATTTGCAGATGCCAATCATGGATGGGGTTAGCGCTACTCGCGCCATCAAATCCCACATAGACAGCCCAGCAATCCTTGCAATTACGGCATTTTCATCGGATGAATATCTGATTCCAGTCCTCACCGCTGGCGCCAGCGGATACCTTGTTAAAGATTCTGAGCCGGATGAAATTATTAATGCGGTTCATGCAGTTCATCAGGGTACCGCCGCCATTTCACCTTCGGTTTCTTCGGACCTAATTTCGGCCGTTCGCAATGCGTATGTCGATAATTCGCAAACCGTCGAAGATCTCATTTATGATCTGGGGATTACCAGTAGAGAAATTCAAATTCTTAAATTACTTGCTCAGGGATTAAATAACCCAGAAATCTCTAAAACTCTGGGCATCACCGAAACTACGGTCAAGACTCACATGGCAAAAATCTTCGCCAAGCTTGAAGTTCGCGATCGCGTGCAAGCACTCGTGGCAGCGGCGCGCATGGGAATTGTCGAAATCCACAAAGACTAA
- a CDS encoding sensor histidine kinase: protein MSERLKGTLTKHLAGRGVIIWAGMAILIAVSSSEFVTLLQEGFSGSSDVSIRGALVGVGLCVALALGFRWIAVSLGLFVAGAYFFLNDASLFFWTIVSFMVFASLAATVSARSVRGLFLTLTVAWMVQFGIQAGSDAVLLVALVPLTLLAYFLTRSIYVLREKNTEAVRQMQKAQQQTQLAIERERKNIARDLHDIVAHDITIVVMQSKAAKFANDGQMALETLDVISKLSSETLHDLRLMLNVLRADGTMSDEAGSAVDKPAATTVYALQGVDLFAQRLRDANFKVTSTTDEKISELPRSAQTAIYRVMQEGTTNVIKHGAPDTSCTLELVSNGTEAVLEITNQIDVSGTKSKGLPEGGSGLVGMSDRMRAFGGKFSTRAEKGQWILRASIPF, encoded by the coding sequence ATGAGTGAACGACTAAAAGGCACCCTGACCAAGCACCTTGCTGGCCGGGGTGTCATCATTTGGGCTGGAATGGCGATTCTCATTGCCGTCTCCAGCAGTGAATTCGTTACCCTTCTGCAAGAGGGATTTAGCGGTTCCTCAGACGTATCTATTCGCGGTGCCCTTGTTGGGGTGGGGCTCTGCGTAGCTCTAGCGTTAGGGTTTCGCTGGATCGCCGTATCTCTTGGCCTTTTCGTCGCGGGCGCATACTTCTTCTTGAATGATGCCTCGTTATTCTTCTGGACCATAGTTTCATTCATGGTGTTCGCATCACTAGCGGCCACTGTTAGTGCACGCAGCGTCCGAGGTCTTTTCCTGACGTTGACTGTTGCATGGATGGTGCAATTTGGAATTCAGGCTGGAAGCGATGCGGTACTGCTCGTGGCGTTGGTGCCGTTGACGCTCCTGGCCTACTTTTTAACGCGAAGTATCTATGTCTTGCGCGAGAAAAACACTGAAGCGGTACGACAAATGCAGAAAGCTCAGCAACAGACTCAACTAGCCATTGAGAGGGAGCGGAAGAACATCGCTCGCGATCTTCATGACATCGTCGCCCACGACATCACCATCGTGGTAATGCAATCAAAGGCCGCCAAGTTTGCTAATGATGGACAAATGGCTCTGGAGACCCTCGATGTCATATCCAAACTGAGTTCCGAGACCCTGCACGACTTGCGTCTGATGCTAAACGTTTTGAGAGCCGACGGAACGATGTCCGATGAGGCCGGGTCTGCTGTCGATAAACCTGCCGCAACGACGGTATATGCACTTCAGGGTGTGGATTTATTTGCTCAACGACTTCGAGACGCAAACTTTAAAGTGACCTCAACCACGGATGAGAAGATTTCGGAACTTCCTCGTTCGGCACAAACCGCGATCTATCGCGTGATGCAAGAAGGTACAACGAATGTCATAAAACACGGTGCCCCCGATACATCGTGCACTCTTGAGCTGGTGTCCAACGGAACTGAAGCTGTACTAGAAATTACTAATCAGATCGATGTTTCGGGTACGAAATCAAAGGGATTGCCTGAGGGTGGAAGCGGTTTGGTTGGAATGTCCGACCGAATGCGCGCTTTTGGAGGAAAGTTCTCGACCCGCGCCGAAAAAGGGCAGTGGATCCTTCGGGCCAGCATCCCGTTCTAA